The window CCCGCTGCCGCCGCCGAGGAGACCCGACGGGCTGGGCAGGCTGCCGATGGCCCGCTGGTTCGTCGTCATCGGCATGACCGCGGCCCTGCTTCTCACGGCCGGGATCGTGCTGATCGCGCTGCTGATCGAGCAGGTGCGCGCGGCCGGTCCTCGGCCCCAGGTGGAGGTGGTGCTCGACCGGCTGTACGTGGCGCTGGTCGTCCTGCTGCTGGGCGCCGTCGTCACCGCCGTCGTGCTCGCGGCCGTCGTCCGCCACGTGGTGCTCAAGCCCATCGCCCAGTTGACCGAGCAGGTGCGCCGGGTCGCCGCGGGCGACTTCGACCACCGTCCCCACGTCGCCCGGCCGGCCGAACTGGCGGAGCTGGCGAGCCACGTCGACTCCATGCGCGAGCGCATCGTGACCGCCTGGCGCACGGCCGAGGACCAGGCCGCCGAACTGCGCAGGTCCAACGGCGAGCTGGAGCAGTTCGCCTACGTGGCCAGCCACGACCTGCAGGAGCCGCTGCGCAAGGTCGCCAGTTTCACGCAGATGCTGGAGCAGCGCTACGCGGACCGGCTGGACGACCGGGCCCGGCAGTACATCCACTACGCGGTGGACGGCGCCAAGCGGATGCAGTCGCTCATCAACGACCTGCTCGACTTCTCGCGGGTGGGCCGGATGGGCAGCGAGCGGACGGTCGTCGACTCGGGCGCGGCGCTGGAGGCGGCGCTGGCCAACCTGGCCGCCTCCGTGGAGGACACCGGTGCCGTCGTCACCTCCGGCCCGCTGCCCCGGGTGGTCGGCAGCCGGCTCCAGCTCACGCAGCTCTTCCAGAACCTCGTCGAGAACGCGATCAAGTTCCGCTCGGCGGAGCCGCCGCGCGTGCGCGTGACGGCCGAGCGGGTGGCCGGCATGTGGGAGTTCAGCTGCTCCGACAACGGGATCGGGGTGGAGGCCAAGTACGCCGACCGCATCTTCCTGATCTTCCAGCGCCTCCACCCGCGTGACGTCTACCCGGGCACCGGCATCGGGCTGGCGCTCTGCCGCAAGATCGTGGAGTATCACGGGGGCCGGCTCTGGCTCGACGGCGACGCCGCGGGGCCGGGGGCGACGTTCCGCTGGACCCTGCCTGCCGCCGGAGACGACGAATGAGCGAGTGGCGTCCCATCGAGGTGCTCCTGGTCGAGGACGACCAGGGCGACATCCTGCTGACGCGCGAGGCGTTCGAGCTGAACAAGCTGCGCAACCGCCTGCACGTCGTCAACGACGGTGAGCAGGCCATGGCGTTCCTGCGCCGCGAGGACGCCTACCACGACGCGCCGCGGCCCGACCTGATCCTGCTCGACCTCAACCTGCCGCGGATGGACGGCATGGAGGTGCTGCGGGAGGTGAAGGACGACCTCGACCTGCGCACCATCCCGGTGGTGATCCTGACCACGTCGGAGGCCGAGGAGGACATCCTGCAGGGCTACCGGCTGCACGCCAACGCATACGTCACCAAACCGGTGGATTTTGCGGCCTTTATCCGGGCGGTCCGCCAGATTGATGATTTTTTCGTCACGGTGGTTAAGTTGCCGAACCCGGGGAACCGGCTCTGACGGGCGGACGTGACAGGAATCACAGCGGGTCCTCGAAAAAGTGAGTGACCCTGCTCACAAATGCCCGCGCGGGCGTCGTAACGTATCCCCCACCAATGCGCGCCTGAGCGGAGATGACGGCCCGCGGCACGCGCACCGAGCGAGATATCCCGGACCCGAGGCGAGCAGGGTCCGCGGGAGGTGGAGAGGTCCCCGATGACCCAGACGACGCCCGACGCACCCGCTAGAAGGCAACGTGCGCAGATCAGGGTGCGCACGCTGCGCACGGACCGATGGTGGCTGTCACCCCTGCTGACCTTCCTGGGGCTCAGTTCCTTCCTGGTCTACGGCGTGTGGGCGATCTTCGATTCCAGCTACTACGTGCCGGGCTCGGAGTACATCGCCCCGTTCTCGTCGCCGTGCCTGGCGACCTCGTGTCCCGAGGGCGCGCGGTTCCTCGGGCTCGCGCCCTTCGGTGACTGGTACGCGCTGCCGCCGGGGCTGCTCATCCTCGGCCTGCCGGGCGGGTTCCGGCTGACCTGCTACTACTACCGCAAGGCGTACTACCGGTCGTTCTGGCTGTCGCCGGCCGCCTGCGCCGTGCAGGAGCCGCACGGGAAGTACACCGGCGAGACCCGCTTCCCGCTGATCGTGCAGAACATCCACCGCTACTTCTTCTACGCCGCCATCCTGATCGGCGCCGTTCTCACCTACGACGCGATCCTCGCGCTCGCCCACACGCCGACCGGCCTCGGCTCCTGGATCCTGCTGGTCAACGCCGCCCTCATCTGGTGCTACACGCTCGGCTGCCACTCCTGCCGGCACATCACCGCCGGGCGGCTCAACCACTTCTCGCGCCACCCGCTGCGCTACAAGGCCTGGACGCTGGTCTCCAAGCTCAACGCCAGGCACCAGCAGTTCGCGTGGGCGTCGCTGTTCTCGGTGATGGGCGCCGACCTCTACGTCCGCCTGGTCGCCAAGGGCATCATCGCCTTCCCGTTCGCGTAAGGAATCTTCAGTGGAAATCGAGCGTCACGAATACGACGTCGTCGTCATCGGAGCGGGCGGCGCCGGGCTGCGGGCCGCGATCGAGGCCCGCCAGCAGGGCAAGCGCACGGCGATCGTCTGCAAGTCGCTGTTCGGCAAGGCCCACACCGTCATGGCCGAGGGTGGCGCCGCCGCCGCGATGGGCAACGTCAACCCCGACGACAACTGGATGGTGCACTTCCGCGACACCATGCGGGGCGGGAAGTTCCTCAACAACTGGCGGATGGCCGAGCTGCACGCCAAGGAGGCCCCCGACCGGGTCTGGGAGCTGGAGGCCTGGGGCGCGCTGTTCGACCGCACCAAGGACGGCAAGATCAGCCAGCGCAACTTCGGCGGCCACGAGTACCCCCGCCTGGCACACGTCGGCGACCGCACCGGCCTGGAGCTGATCCGCACCCTGCAGCAGCGCGTGGTGGCCCTGCAGCAGGAGGATCACGACAAGCACGGCGACTACGAGGCCTACATCAAG is drawn from Nonomuraea muscovyensis and contains these coding sequences:
- a CDS encoding sensor histidine kinase, giving the protein MTINPLPPPRRPDGLGRLPMARWFVVIGMTAALLLTAGIVLIALLIEQVRAAGPRPQVEVVLDRLYVALVVLLLGAVVTAVVLAAVVRHVVLKPIAQLTEQVRRVAAGDFDHRPHVARPAELAELASHVDSMRERIVTAWRTAEDQAAELRRSNGELEQFAYVASHDLQEPLRKVASFTQMLEQRYADRLDDRARQYIHYAVDGAKRMQSLINDLLDFSRVGRMGSERTVVDSGAALEAALANLAASVEDTGAVVTSGPLPRVVGSRLQLTQLFQNLVENAIKFRSAEPPRVRVTAERVAGMWEFSCSDNGIGVEAKYADRIFLIFQRLHPRDVYPGTGIGLALCRKIVEYHGGRLWLDGDAAGPGATFRWTLPAAGDDE
- a CDS encoding response regulator, which encodes MSEWRPIEVLLVEDDQGDILLTREAFELNKLRNRLHVVNDGEQAMAFLRREDAYHDAPRPDLILLDLNLPRMDGMEVLREVKDDLDLRTIPVVILTTSEAEEDILQGYRLHANAYVTKPVDFAAFIRAVRQIDDFFVTVVKLPNPGNRL